From one Rhodamnia argentea isolate NSW1041297 chromosome 1, ASM2092103v1, whole genome shotgun sequence genomic stretch:
- the LOC115745208 gene encoding eukaryotic translation initiation factor 3 subunit H has protein sequence MANPSAARSFLQVASTEEVAPPLRVVQIEGLVILKIIKHCKEFTPALVTGQLLGLDVGSVLEVTNCFPFPIREEDEEIEAEGANYQLEMMRCLREVNVDNNTVGWYQSTLSGSYQTVELIETFMNYQENIRRCVCIIYDPSRSYQGVLALKALKLSDSFMELYRSNNFTGEKLREKNLSWVDIFEEIPIKVSNSALISAFMTELEADSPVTQCDYDRLKLSSSPFVERNMEFLIECMDDLSAEQQKFQFHYRNLSRQQAQQQAWLQKRRSENMARKAAGEEPLPEEDPSNPIFKPLPEPSRVDSFLITNQISNNCNQINGVAGQNFSRLYLMKALQEN, from the exons ATGGCGAATC CATCGGCGGCGAGATCTTTCCTTCAAGTGGCGTCGACCGAGGAGGTTGCCCCGCCTCTCAGAGTCGTCCAGATTGAGGGTCTG GTTATTTTGAAGATAATCAAGCATTGCAAAGAGTTCACCCCAGCTCTCGTCACGGGGCAGCTGCTTGGTTTGGATGTTGGCAGTGTCCTTGAAGTTACCAATTGCTTCCCTTTCCCG ATacgtgaagaagatgaggagatTGAAGCAGAGGGTGCCAATTACCAGCTTGAGATGATGAGGTGTCTTCGGGAGGTCAATGTTGACAACAACACCGTCGGATG GTACCAATCAACATTGTCTGGTTCTTATCAAACCGTGGAATTGATTGAGACCTTCATGAATTATCAG GAGAACATAAGGAGGTGTGTTTGCATAATATATGATCCTTCAAGATCGTATCAAGGTGTCTTAGCCCTCAAGGCCCTGAAGCTCTCTGATTCATTTATGGAACTGTATCGTAGTAATAACTTCACCGGAGAGAA GTTGAGGGAGAAGAATTTGTCATGGGTGGATATATTTGAGGAGATACCG ATCAAAGTTTCAAATTCCGCTCTCATCAGCGCCTTTATGACAGAGCTTGAAGCTGATTCACCTGTCACTCAG TGCGATTATGACCGGCTGAAGTTGTCAAGCAGTCCATTTGTTGAGAGGAATATGGAATTTTTGATTGAATGCATGGATGATTTGTCAGCAGAGCAGCAGAAG TTCCAATTTCATTATCGGAATTTGTCACGGCAGCAAGCACAACAGCAAGCATGGCTTCAAAAAAGAAG GTCTGAAAACATGGCACGAAAAGCTGCAGGAGAAGAGCCTTTGCCTGAGGAGGATCCATCAAACCCCATCTTTAAGCCACTCCCTGAGCCATCACGCGTGGACAGCTTTCttataacaaatcaaatttCCAACAACTGCAACCAGATCAACGG GGTTGCTGGACAGAACTTCAGCAGATTGTATTTGATGAAGGCATTGCAGGAGAATTAA
- the LOC115745211 gene encoding CRIB domain-containing protein RIC4-like isoform X2 — translation MKDRSERFMVLPFNISCASLSSVAVSTTCQEKQKTESLDVASIARRQNGEAGPSKERAKGSHGYPTLPKPNTNFGFWHKLRKSIKGFTQLFVYREEEEMEEIDVELEIGYPTDVKHVTHIGLDGSTHTDPVKEWENINTPELLAFPSLSLKQFEFAMAARTNRPLTTDPAKF, via the exons ATGAAAGATCGCTCAGAACGATTCATGGTCCTTCCCTTCAACATCAGTTGCGCTTCCCTCTCCAGCGTCGCCGTGAGCACCACATGTCAGGAGAAGCAGAAGACGGAATCACTCGACGTCGCCTCCATAGCAA GAAGACAAAATGGAGAAGCTGGACCCTCCAAGGAGAGAGCCAAGGGCTCTCATGGCTACCCCACTTTGCCAAAACCTAACACCAACTTTGGATTTTGGCACAAGCTGAGGAAGAGCATCAAAGGTTTCACTCAATTATTTG TTTatagagaagaggaggagatggaggaaATAGACGTGGAGCTCGAGATCGGGTATCCGACCGACGTGAAGCACGTGACCCACATCGGGTTGGACGGATCCACGCACACCGACCCGGTCAAAGAGTGGGAGAACATCAACACTCCGGAGCTCCTCGCCTTCCCTTCACTTTCTTTAAAGCAATTCGAGTTCGCCATGGCCGCACGGACAAATCGTCCCCTTACTACTGATCCCGCCAAGTTCTAA
- the LOC115745211 gene encoding CRIB domain-containing protein RIC4-like isoform X1, which yields MKDRSERFMVLPFNISCASLSSVAVSTTCQEKQKTESLDVASIAKGRQNGEAGPSKERAKGSHGYPTLPKPNTNFGFWHKLRKSIKGFTQLFVYREEEEMEEIDVELEIGYPTDVKHVTHIGLDGSTHTDPVKEWENINTPELLAFPSLSLKQFEFAMAARTNRPLTTDPAKF from the exons ATGAAAGATCGCTCAGAACGATTCATGGTCCTTCCCTTCAACATCAGTTGCGCTTCCCTCTCCAGCGTCGCCGTGAGCACCACATGTCAGGAGAAGCAGAAGACGGAATCACTCGACGTCGCCTCCATAGCAA AAGGAAGACAAAATGGAGAAGCTGGACCCTCCAAGGAGAGAGCCAAGGGCTCTCATGGCTACCCCACTTTGCCAAAACCTAACACCAACTTTGGATTTTGGCACAAGCTGAGGAAGAGCATCAAAGGTTTCACTCAATTATTTG TTTatagagaagaggaggagatggaggaaATAGACGTGGAGCTCGAGATCGGGTATCCGACCGACGTGAAGCACGTGACCCACATCGGGTTGGACGGATCCACGCACACCGACCCGGTCAAAGAGTGGGAGAACATCAACACTCCGGAGCTCCTCGCCTTCCCTTCACTTTCTTTAAAGCAATTCGAGTTCGCCATGGCCGCACGGACAAATCGTCCCCTTACTACTGATCCCGCCAAGTTCTAA
- the LOC115745201 gene encoding fanconi-associated nuclease 1 homolog isoform X1, whose amino-acid sequence MKEPPAMRKSPNFPMLTGRESLVRLIGKRRRFLPNRHLLLSSASSLQSCLNLGADESGNIVSLEDGQGLSFPERKVKDSGGGVENGECVSKMPASDWVTCPVCGKKVRGGDYGVNLHLDTCLTRGTKRKLTQRTLLQLNFSPQSKVQVCPVELDLEQSTVYEVCNNPHEDSANGGHEVDTVENGDSLLLNGRARSFGSECQIARKVESASLSPKKMTRHFDIGVEDIFGTVVDTFIVGRKFSDEKELKLGMAISLLREPENVKDPSAIKVLSADSGCCLGYLPRSLAQYISPLVEKHCLSFEGSVTALPNHNHDIVPIQISCHGTILRGEGKHDDVDGIKCLWTSILQEVEAARKNPPSMTKYQQNFSLLIHEVLIRSSNLFTEDEKLFMESFTSLSDDSQRLFVRLYSRKGPWFRLSNISYLEISNALQAVNELSGKGYVIPFECAEGLQTDELMGILRVLTVKELREISCIPKKKGSQNSRKKDLIASALCSYRDGLCPVLPSMLLDKAGPCVKMSSRAETVFWRAERIFFLNGEQDLSTFLLVDLGAVKYPTYKCTISKQIFLSQSHLLDYEEAIEVAQLMDESLDGNDANQVLRCLKIADSCVDLPSENVSRSSISGSEAAFISCFTASWVYSKVILLGISFLERERRYPDAINLLKRLLDCFTSDGRRGYWTVRLSINLEHLGFLDESLSVAEDGLLDPWVRAGSRMALQKRVLRLGKPPRRWTIPRSFEITKWKIKEVHVQGRPLNCEMGKKSRFYGEDGEQWGVEQLALQYYANEGGCWSGVHTESGIWLTIFGLLMWDVIFSDVPNVFRTKFQTAPLDLETDSFYLARKGLIDTHLQSIHNGLAEEILITSWESHIGTACRGVNWDRHSLSELRAAVTCVGGPCLASLCRLLSQDYRSWSSGMPDLLLWRFHGEYRGEAKLVEVKGPNDRLSEQQRAWLFVLMECGFNAEVCKVMPPPP is encoded by the exons ATGAAGGAGCCGCCGGCAATGAGGAAGTCGCCCAACTTTCCGATGCTGACGGGCAGAGAAAGCCTGGTCCGTCTGATCGGGAAACGCCGGCGGTTCCTCCCCAATCGCCACTTGCTCCTCTCCTCTGCCTCTTCTCTCCAG AGCTGCCTGAATCTGGGTGCTGATGAGAGTGGAAACATTGTGTCTTTGGAGGATGGACAGGGATTGTCATTCCCAGAGCGTAAGGTGAAGGATTCGGGAGGTGGCGTTGAGAACGGAGAGTGTGTATCGAAGATGCCGGCTTCTGATTGGGTAACTTGCCCTGTTTGTGGGAAGAAAGTCCGCGGTGGAGATTACGGCGTCAATTTGCATTTGG ATACATGCTTGaccagaggaaccaagaggaaATTGACCCAGCGCACACTTTTGCAGTTAAATTTTTCTCCACAATCGAAAGTTCAGGTTTGCCCTGTCGAGTTAGACTTGGAACAATCGACTGTTTATGAAGTTTGCAATAATCCTCATGAAGATTCAGCTAATGGAGGGCATGAGGTTGACACGGTTGAAAATGGGGATAGTTTGCTTCTAAATGGTCGTGCTAGAAGTTTTGGCAGTGAATGCCAAATTGCTAGGAAGGTCGAATCAGCCTCGCTGTCTCCCAAGAAGATGACTCGTCACTTTGATATTGGTGTCGAGGATATCTTTGGGACAGTTGTTGACACATTTATCGTTGGTCGCAAGTTTAGTGATGAAAAGGAGTTAAAACTTGGGATGGCAATCTCCCTTTTGAGAGAACCAGAAAATGTCAAGGATCCAAGTGCAATCAAG GTTCTATCTGCTGACTCAGGATGCTGCCTTGGTTATCTTCCCCGTTCCTTGGCTCAATATATATCCCCTCTTGTAGAGAAGCACTGCTTGAGTTTTGAG GGAAGTGTGACTGCTCTTCCAAACCATAATCATGACATTGTCCCCATACAGATAAGTTGTCATGGGACGATACTGCGTGGCGAGGGGAAGCATGATGACGTTGACGGTATCAAATGTTTGTGGACAAGTATTTTGCAAGAAGTTGAAGCAGCAAGGAAAAACCCACCCAGTATGACAAAATATCAACAGAATTTCAGTCTACTAATACACGAGGTCTTAATCAGAAGTTCCAATCTTTTCACAGAAGATGAGAAACTGTTCATGG AATCATTCACTTCACTCTCGGATGATAGTCAGAGGCTTTTTGTCCGGCTTTATTCACGGAAAG GGCCATGGTTCCGGTTGTCCAACATCTCCTATCTGGAGATCTCTAATGCTCTGCAAGCTGTCAATGAGCTCTCTG GGAAAGGATACGTAATTCCATTTGAATGTGCAGAAGGCCTACAAACGGATGAATTGATGGGTATCTTAAGAGTGCTTACTGTTAAGGAACTTCGTGAGATCTCCTGCATACCAAAGAAG AAAGGCAGCCAGAATTCAAGAAAGAAGGATCTTATTGCATCTGCTCTATGTTCATATAGAGATGGATTATG CCCAGTTCTTCCAAGTATGCTTCTGGATAAAGCTGGTCCTTGTGTAAAGATGTCCTCAAGAGCTGAAACTGTCTTCTGGCGTGCTGAG AGAATTTTCTTCCTGAATGGAGAGCAGGATCTGTCTACATTTCTTCTAGTTGATCTGGGAGCAGTCAAATATCCAACTTACAAATGCacaatttcaaaacaaattttcttGTCCCAAAGTCACCTTCTAGATTATGAAGag GCCATTGAAGTGGCACAGTTGATGGATGAGTCACTTGATGGGAATGACGCAAACCAAGTGTTAAGATGTTTAAAGATCGCGGACTCTTGTGTGGATCTTCCTTCGGAAAACGTATCTAGATCATCCATTTCGGGTTCAGAAGCTGCATTTATTTCATGCTTTACAGCTTCTTGGGTCTACTCCAAGGTCATTTTGTTAGGAATCTCCTTTCTTGAACGTGAACGTAG GTACCCAGATGCAATAAATCTACTGAAGCGGCTTTTAGACTGTTTTACATCTGATGGAAGGAGAGGATACTGGACTGTAAGGCTGTCAATCAACTTGGAGCATCTGGGATTCCTAGACGAGAGCCTTTCCGTTGCAGAGGATGGTCTTTTGGATCCATGGGTGCGTGCGGGTTCAAGGATGGCGCTGCAAAAGCGGGTTCTTCGCTTAGGAAAACCACCGAGGCGCTGGACAATTCCCCGTTCTTTTGAgatcacaaaatggaaaattaagGAA GTTCATGTACAGGGAAGACCTTTGAACTGTGAAATGGGGAAAAAGAGCAGGTTCTATGGGGAAGATGGAGAGCAATGGGGAGTTGAGCAGCTTGCTCTACAGTATTATGCCAATGAAGGAGGTTGCTGGAGTGGCGTTCATACAGAGAGTGGCATTTGGTTGACCATTTTTGGACTTCTGATGTGGGATGTCATTTTTTCTGACGTACCGAATGTCTTCCGCACCAAATTTCAG ACGGCTCCTCTGGATCTGGAGACAGACAGCTTTTATCTAGCAAGGAAGGGCCTCATAGACACCCATCTGCAAAGTATTCACAATGGCCTGGCTGAGGAGATTCTTATTACATCATGGGAGTCGCACATAGGAACTGCTTGCCGTGGAGTTAACTGGGATCGGCATTCACTTTCAGAACTGCGGGCAGCTGTTACTTGTGTTGGTGGACCTTGTTTGGCCTCGCTTTGCCGGCTTCTCTCTCAGGATTACCGTAGCTGGTCGAGTGGGATGCCAGATTTGTTATTATGGCGCTTCCACGGAGAATATCGAGGCGAGGCGAAGCTTGTTGAAGTAAAAGGTCCAAACGATAGACTTTCTGAACAGCAGCGAGCATGGCTCTTCGTTCTGATGGAATGTGGGTTCAATGCCGAGGTATGTAAAGTAATGCCTCCACCGCCATAG
- the LOC115745201 gene encoding fanconi-associated nuclease 1 homolog isoform X3 has translation MTRHFDIGVEDIFGTVVDTFIVGRKFSDEKELKLGMAISLLREPENVKDPSAIKVLSADSGCCLGYLPRSLAQYISPLVEKHCLSFEGSVTALPNHNHDIVPIQISCHGTILRGEGKHDDVDGIKCLWTSILQEVEAARKNPPSMTKYQQNFSLLIHEVLIRSSNLFTEDEKLFMESFTSLSDDSQRLFVRLYSRKGPWFRLSNISYLEISNALQAVNELSGKGYVIPFECAEGLQTDELMGILRVLTVKELREISCIPKKKGSQNSRKKDLIASALCSYRDGLCPVLPSMLLDKAGPCVKMSSRAETVFWRAERIFFLNGEQDLSTFLLVDLGAVKYPTYKCTISKQIFLSQSHLLDYEEAIEVAQLMDESLDGNDANQVLRCLKIADSCVDLPSENVSRSSISGSEAAFISCFTASWVYSKVILLGISFLERERRYPDAINLLKRLLDCFTSDGRRGYWTVRLSINLEHLGFLDESLSVAEDGLLDPWVRAGSRMALQKRVLRLGKPPRRWTIPRSFEITKWKIKEVHVQGRPLNCEMGKKSRFYGEDGEQWGVEQLALQYYANEGGCWSGVHTESGIWLTIFGLLMWDVIFSDVPNVFRTKFQTAPLDLETDSFYLARKGLIDTHLQSIHNGLAEEILITSWESHIGTACRGVNWDRHSLSELRAAVTCVGGPCLASLCRLLSQDYRSWSSGMPDLLLWRFHGEYRGEAKLVEVKGPNDRLSEQQRAWLFVLMECGFNAEVCKVMPPPP, from the exons ATGACTCGTCACTTTGATATTGGTGTCGAGGATATCTTTGGGACAGTTGTTGACACATTTATCGTTGGTCGCAAGTTTAGTGATGAAAAGGAGTTAAAACTTGGGATGGCAATCTCCCTTTTGAGAGAACCAGAAAATGTCAAGGATCCAAGTGCAATCAAG GTTCTATCTGCTGACTCAGGATGCTGCCTTGGTTATCTTCCCCGTTCCTTGGCTCAATATATATCCCCTCTTGTAGAGAAGCACTGCTTGAGTTTTGAG GGAAGTGTGACTGCTCTTCCAAACCATAATCATGACATTGTCCCCATACAGATAAGTTGTCATGGGACGATACTGCGTGGCGAGGGGAAGCATGATGACGTTGACGGTATCAAATGTTTGTGGACAAGTATTTTGCAAGAAGTTGAAGCAGCAAGGAAAAACCCACCCAGTATGACAAAATATCAACAGAATTTCAGTCTACTAATACACGAGGTCTTAATCAGAAGTTCCAATCTTTTCACAGAAGATGAGAAACTGTTCATGG AATCATTCACTTCACTCTCGGATGATAGTCAGAGGCTTTTTGTCCGGCTTTATTCACGGAAAG GGCCATGGTTCCGGTTGTCCAACATCTCCTATCTGGAGATCTCTAATGCTCTGCAAGCTGTCAATGAGCTCTCTG GGAAAGGATACGTAATTCCATTTGAATGTGCAGAAGGCCTACAAACGGATGAATTGATGGGTATCTTAAGAGTGCTTACTGTTAAGGAACTTCGTGAGATCTCCTGCATACCAAAGAAG AAAGGCAGCCAGAATTCAAGAAAGAAGGATCTTATTGCATCTGCTCTATGTTCATATAGAGATGGATTATG CCCAGTTCTTCCAAGTATGCTTCTGGATAAAGCTGGTCCTTGTGTAAAGATGTCCTCAAGAGCTGAAACTGTCTTCTGGCGTGCTGAG AGAATTTTCTTCCTGAATGGAGAGCAGGATCTGTCTACATTTCTTCTAGTTGATCTGGGAGCAGTCAAATATCCAACTTACAAATGCacaatttcaaaacaaattttcttGTCCCAAAGTCACCTTCTAGATTATGAAGag GCCATTGAAGTGGCACAGTTGATGGATGAGTCACTTGATGGGAATGACGCAAACCAAGTGTTAAGATGTTTAAAGATCGCGGACTCTTGTGTGGATCTTCCTTCGGAAAACGTATCTAGATCATCCATTTCGGGTTCAGAAGCTGCATTTATTTCATGCTTTACAGCTTCTTGGGTCTACTCCAAGGTCATTTTGTTAGGAATCTCCTTTCTTGAACGTGAACGTAG GTACCCAGATGCAATAAATCTACTGAAGCGGCTTTTAGACTGTTTTACATCTGATGGAAGGAGAGGATACTGGACTGTAAGGCTGTCAATCAACTTGGAGCATCTGGGATTCCTAGACGAGAGCCTTTCCGTTGCAGAGGATGGTCTTTTGGATCCATGGGTGCGTGCGGGTTCAAGGATGGCGCTGCAAAAGCGGGTTCTTCGCTTAGGAAAACCACCGAGGCGCTGGACAATTCCCCGTTCTTTTGAgatcacaaaatggaaaattaagGAA GTTCATGTACAGGGAAGACCTTTGAACTGTGAAATGGGGAAAAAGAGCAGGTTCTATGGGGAAGATGGAGAGCAATGGGGAGTTGAGCAGCTTGCTCTACAGTATTATGCCAATGAAGGAGGTTGCTGGAGTGGCGTTCATACAGAGAGTGGCATTTGGTTGACCATTTTTGGACTTCTGATGTGGGATGTCATTTTTTCTGACGTACCGAATGTCTTCCGCACCAAATTTCAG ACGGCTCCTCTGGATCTGGAGACAGACAGCTTTTATCTAGCAAGGAAGGGCCTCATAGACACCCATCTGCAAAGTATTCACAATGGCCTGGCTGAGGAGATTCTTATTACATCATGGGAGTCGCACATAGGAACTGCTTGCCGTGGAGTTAACTGGGATCGGCATTCACTTTCAGAACTGCGGGCAGCTGTTACTTGTGTTGGTGGACCTTGTTTGGCCTCGCTTTGCCGGCTTCTCTCTCAGGATTACCGTAGCTGGTCGAGTGGGATGCCAGATTTGTTATTATGGCGCTTCCACGGAGAATATCGAGGCGAGGCGAAGCTTGTTGAAGTAAAAGGTCCAAACGATAGACTTTCTGAACAGCAGCGAGCATGGCTCTTCGTTCTGATGGAATGTGGGTTCAATGCCGAGGTATGTAAAGTAATGCCTCCACCGCCATAG
- the LOC115745201 gene encoding fanconi-associated nuclease 1 homolog isoform X2 translates to MKEPPAMRKSPNFPMLTGRESLVRLIGKRRRFLPNRHLLLSSASSLQLNFSPQSKVQVCPVELDLEQSTVYEVCNNPHEDSANGGHEVDTVENGDSLLLNGRARSFGSECQIARKVESASLSPKKMTRHFDIGVEDIFGTVVDTFIVGRKFSDEKELKLGMAISLLREPENVKDPSAIKVLSADSGCCLGYLPRSLAQYISPLVEKHCLSFEGSVTALPNHNHDIVPIQISCHGTILRGEGKHDDVDGIKCLWTSILQEVEAARKNPPSMTKYQQNFSLLIHEVLIRSSNLFTEDEKLFMESFTSLSDDSQRLFVRLYSRKGPWFRLSNISYLEISNALQAVNELSGKGYVIPFECAEGLQTDELMGILRVLTVKELREISCIPKKKGSQNSRKKDLIASALCSYRDGLCPVLPSMLLDKAGPCVKMSSRAETVFWRAERIFFLNGEQDLSTFLLVDLGAVKYPTYKCTISKQIFLSQSHLLDYEEAIEVAQLMDESLDGNDANQVLRCLKIADSCVDLPSENVSRSSISGSEAAFISCFTASWVYSKVILLGISFLERERRYPDAINLLKRLLDCFTSDGRRGYWTVRLSINLEHLGFLDESLSVAEDGLLDPWVRAGSRMALQKRVLRLGKPPRRWTIPRSFEITKWKIKEVHVQGRPLNCEMGKKSRFYGEDGEQWGVEQLALQYYANEGGCWSGVHTESGIWLTIFGLLMWDVIFSDVPNVFRTKFQTAPLDLETDSFYLARKGLIDTHLQSIHNGLAEEILITSWESHIGTACRGVNWDRHSLSELRAAVTCVGGPCLASLCRLLSQDYRSWSSGMPDLLLWRFHGEYRGEAKLVEVKGPNDRLSEQQRAWLFVLMECGFNAEVCKVMPPPP, encoded by the exons ATGAAGGAGCCGCCGGCAATGAGGAAGTCGCCCAACTTTCCGATGCTGACGGGCAGAGAAAGCCTGGTCCGTCTGATCGGGAAACGCCGGCGGTTCCTCCCCAATCGCCACTTGCTCCTCTCCTCTGCCTCTTCTCTCCAG TTAAATTTTTCTCCACAATCGAAAGTTCAGGTTTGCCCTGTCGAGTTAGACTTGGAACAATCGACTGTTTATGAAGTTTGCAATAATCCTCATGAAGATTCAGCTAATGGAGGGCATGAGGTTGACACGGTTGAAAATGGGGATAGTTTGCTTCTAAATGGTCGTGCTAGAAGTTTTGGCAGTGAATGCCAAATTGCTAGGAAGGTCGAATCAGCCTCGCTGTCTCCCAAGAAGATGACTCGTCACTTTGATATTGGTGTCGAGGATATCTTTGGGACAGTTGTTGACACATTTATCGTTGGTCGCAAGTTTAGTGATGAAAAGGAGTTAAAACTTGGGATGGCAATCTCCCTTTTGAGAGAACCAGAAAATGTCAAGGATCCAAGTGCAATCAAG GTTCTATCTGCTGACTCAGGATGCTGCCTTGGTTATCTTCCCCGTTCCTTGGCTCAATATATATCCCCTCTTGTAGAGAAGCACTGCTTGAGTTTTGAG GGAAGTGTGACTGCTCTTCCAAACCATAATCATGACATTGTCCCCATACAGATAAGTTGTCATGGGACGATACTGCGTGGCGAGGGGAAGCATGATGACGTTGACGGTATCAAATGTTTGTGGACAAGTATTTTGCAAGAAGTTGAAGCAGCAAGGAAAAACCCACCCAGTATGACAAAATATCAACAGAATTTCAGTCTACTAATACACGAGGTCTTAATCAGAAGTTCCAATCTTTTCACAGAAGATGAGAAACTGTTCATGG AATCATTCACTTCACTCTCGGATGATAGTCAGAGGCTTTTTGTCCGGCTTTATTCACGGAAAG GGCCATGGTTCCGGTTGTCCAACATCTCCTATCTGGAGATCTCTAATGCTCTGCAAGCTGTCAATGAGCTCTCTG GGAAAGGATACGTAATTCCATTTGAATGTGCAGAAGGCCTACAAACGGATGAATTGATGGGTATCTTAAGAGTGCTTACTGTTAAGGAACTTCGTGAGATCTCCTGCATACCAAAGAAG AAAGGCAGCCAGAATTCAAGAAAGAAGGATCTTATTGCATCTGCTCTATGTTCATATAGAGATGGATTATG CCCAGTTCTTCCAAGTATGCTTCTGGATAAAGCTGGTCCTTGTGTAAAGATGTCCTCAAGAGCTGAAACTGTCTTCTGGCGTGCTGAG AGAATTTTCTTCCTGAATGGAGAGCAGGATCTGTCTACATTTCTTCTAGTTGATCTGGGAGCAGTCAAATATCCAACTTACAAATGCacaatttcaaaacaaattttcttGTCCCAAAGTCACCTTCTAGATTATGAAGag GCCATTGAAGTGGCACAGTTGATGGATGAGTCACTTGATGGGAATGACGCAAACCAAGTGTTAAGATGTTTAAAGATCGCGGACTCTTGTGTGGATCTTCCTTCGGAAAACGTATCTAGATCATCCATTTCGGGTTCAGAAGCTGCATTTATTTCATGCTTTACAGCTTCTTGGGTCTACTCCAAGGTCATTTTGTTAGGAATCTCCTTTCTTGAACGTGAACGTAG GTACCCAGATGCAATAAATCTACTGAAGCGGCTTTTAGACTGTTTTACATCTGATGGAAGGAGAGGATACTGGACTGTAAGGCTGTCAATCAACTTGGAGCATCTGGGATTCCTAGACGAGAGCCTTTCCGTTGCAGAGGATGGTCTTTTGGATCCATGGGTGCGTGCGGGTTCAAGGATGGCGCTGCAAAAGCGGGTTCTTCGCTTAGGAAAACCACCGAGGCGCTGGACAATTCCCCGTTCTTTTGAgatcacaaaatggaaaattaagGAA GTTCATGTACAGGGAAGACCTTTGAACTGTGAAATGGGGAAAAAGAGCAGGTTCTATGGGGAAGATGGAGAGCAATGGGGAGTTGAGCAGCTTGCTCTACAGTATTATGCCAATGAAGGAGGTTGCTGGAGTGGCGTTCATACAGAGAGTGGCATTTGGTTGACCATTTTTGGACTTCTGATGTGGGATGTCATTTTTTCTGACGTACCGAATGTCTTCCGCACCAAATTTCAG ACGGCTCCTCTGGATCTGGAGACAGACAGCTTTTATCTAGCAAGGAAGGGCCTCATAGACACCCATCTGCAAAGTATTCACAATGGCCTGGCTGAGGAGATTCTTATTACATCATGGGAGTCGCACATAGGAACTGCTTGCCGTGGAGTTAACTGGGATCGGCATTCACTTTCAGAACTGCGGGCAGCTGTTACTTGTGTTGGTGGACCTTGTTTGGCCTCGCTTTGCCGGCTTCTCTCTCAGGATTACCGTAGCTGGTCGAGTGGGATGCCAGATTTGTTATTATGGCGCTTCCACGGAGAATATCGAGGCGAGGCGAAGCTTGTTGAAGTAAAAGGTCCAAACGATAGACTTTCTGAACAGCAGCGAGCATGGCTCTTCGTTCTGATGGAATGTGGGTTCAATGCCGAGGTATGTAAAGTAATGCCTCCACCGCCATAG
- the LOC115745210 gene encoding uncharacterized protein LOC115745210 yields the protein MGGTNKPCQPHPCCHFKSPFLPAFTPPPFFNGPWHWHSPFNSSSFVLTMFLHICARSNMLPIAGSSQIVRPQSSVSPTFEAVESSIGGLVRSWSRRRKWRLFFGPGESRGTNTADPSIAAWRTRVGKFLDSNFAHIFSIFLLLADTIITSFELSSSLTNASLKPRTDSRETWYHWVGIAILSLLSAKTFALVVASGRSFFRRPGYVVDGLVAVGALFLEAFLEKKGGGLIAVVSLWRILRVVEGAFELSDEAIEAQVELILNEFESLRQENQRLREAADQMNERIEQLEDDIAQCVHACN from the coding sequence ATGGGGGGGACAAACAAGCCATGCCAGCCTCATCCTTGCTGCCACTTCAAGTCCCCCTTTCTCCCCGCGTTCACTCCACCTCCGTTCTTTAACGGGCCATGGCATTGGCATTCGCCTTTCAACTCGTCTTCGTTTGTCCTTACAATGTTTCTACACATTTGCGCGCGGAGCAATATGCTTCCGATTGCCGGATCATCTCAAATTGTTCGACCGCAATCGAGCGTTTCCCCAACCTTCGAAGCCGTTGAATCGTCGATCGGAGGCCTCGTCAGAAGCTGGAGCCGGAGACGGAAGTGGCGGCTCTTCTTCGGCCCCGGAGAATCGCGCGGCACGAACACCGCAGACCCGAGCATCGCAGCGTGGCGGACCCGCGTAGGGAAATTCCTGGACTCCAACTTTGCCCacatcttttccattttcttgctCCTGGCAGACACGATCATCACCTCCTTTGAGCTCTCTTCTTCTTTAACCAACGCGAGCCTGAAACCCCGGACCGATTCTCGAGAGACTTGGTACCACTGGGTGGGCATAGCGATCTTGAGCCTCCTCTCCGCCAAGACATTCGCTCTCGTGGTCGCGTCGGGGAGATCGTTCTTTCGGCGGCCGGGCTACGTGGTCGATGGGCTGGTGGCCGTCGGGGCCTTGTTCTTGGAAGCGTTCTTGGAGAAGAAGGGTGGCGGGCTGATCGCGGTGGTGAGCCTGTGGAGGATCTTGCGAGTTGTTGAGGGTGCGTTCGAGCTGAGCGACGAGGCCATCGAGGCGCAGGTTGAGCTCATCTTGAACGAGTTCGAGTCCCTCCGGCAAGAGAATCAGAGGCTGCGAGAGGCGGCGGATCAGATGAACGAGAGGATAGAGCAGCTAGAAGACGATATTGCGCAATGCGTGCATGCATGTAACTAG